TAGTCTTCAAAACGAATTTTTCTGATCCGTCCACGGTCTGAAGTACGAACAATGATTCCTTCGGACTTTCCAGATGCATCAATCCCGACTATTGTACTCTCAAATTTCTTTAAGAGCGAGAATGTATTTTCTAATGATATTGGAAATTCAGATCCTTTGACGGTATCTAACAGTGGAGCAAATTCTAATTCCATATTCTCGACAAATCTCTTCTTCTCAACTTCATCATAAAATGGTTGATTACCATGATCTCGCCACTCTGCAATCTTTTCGAGAGGTAGCTCCAAAAGCGTATCGAACTCATCCTGCTTTAAAGAAAACACATCAAATACTCGATATCCTTGAGTTTTACTTTCAGTATAGTTTTTGGCTGCTTTCGTCTTCCCTCCATAAGATTCCTGATAAATGACGGACAATGCCCAATCGTTTTCTAGAGAAATATCGTCGATTATTCTTTCAACTAATGGTTTAAGGAACTCTGCAATGTTACCGTATGGATTTCCAATTCTATCGCCTTTTGCATACAATAATTCTTCTCTGGAGCCAATAAGATAGTCAATTTCATTATGATTATTCTTAAATAGGATAATTCTTGAATTCTCACCATCTACTTTTTCATAAACAAATACATCATCTGAATCAGAAAATCCTTTTGAATCGGATAATCCATTCGTCAAGCGCCCCCTCTCACCTAATTCATGATATGTAAGGATGCTTGGATATTTCGTCAAAGAATTAATTTTCTTGAAATCCACTTATTTTCGTCTCCTCTTAAATTAGCTGAATCGTCAAGCCAAGGAATTAATATCTCAAAATGATAAGTAAATTTAATTCAATCAAAGACAAGAAGTAATAATTTTGTTACCAAATTCTCACTTTGTTGTATCGTGAGTCAATTATAGTCGGTATAGTGTAACTTCATAATCAGCAAACACTTCATCAATGATTTTATAAACTTCATTCCAATCTGCTCCGCCGCGATCACTACCAATCTTATATGGAAGAGCAACACTTAAACTATTATCAACTGCGAACGCCTTAAGGCTGATTAAGGCCATTTTTAAAGCTGTTTCATTAGTGTATTTTTCTCCACCATATCCATAATTCAATTGACCAAATAGATTAGCTACATATTTGTTTTCACCAATAACTACTGGTTGACACCTACCAAGTAAGGATTCACTTCTATGATTCTTAAATAGCTCCATATACTGTAAATATGCATTTGGGTATTTAGCTCTAATCACCTTTGCAACACCTGAAGCCATTTTCGCTCTGCAATTTACTTGATGAGCAATAATGTTCTCAGCTGCACTTAATAGATCTCCCTCAATCACCTGAATACTCATGTTTTCATCCCCCTGTTTCCAATGAAAGAATGC
Above is a genomic segment from Paenibacillus sp. HWE-109 containing:
- a CDS encoding RNA ligase family protein — its product is MDFKKINSLTKYPSILTYHELGERGRLTNGLSDSKGFSDSDDVFVYEKVDGENSRIILFKNNHNEIDYLIGSREELLYAKGDRIGNPYGNIAEFLKPLVERIIDDISLENDWALSVIYQESYGGKTKAAKNYTESKTQGYRVFDVFSLKQDEFDTLLELPLEKIAEWRDHGNQPFYDEVEKKRFVENMELEFAPLLDTVKGSEFPISLENTFSLLKKFESTIVGIDASGKSEGIIVRTSDRGRIRKIRFEDYERTFRK
- a CDS encoding macro domain-containing protein codes for the protein MSIQVIEGDLLSAAENIIAHQVNCRAKMASGVAKVIRAKYPNAYLQYMELFKNHRSESLLGRCQPVVIGENKYVANLFGQLNYGYGGEKYTNETALKMALISLKAFAVDNSLSVALPYKIGSDRGGADWNEVYKIIDEVFADYEVTLYRL